A region of Paenimyroides aestuarii DNA encodes the following proteins:
- a CDS encoding c-type cytochrome — MKKFLFLGIVALTMAACSKKEEKKEALYPENVAEKLSPEEQLIADGKELFESNKAACFSCHKVDKKVIGPSVKEIAKVYKEQNGDMIAFLRKKADPIVDPSQYNVMETNFAILKTMSDEELQALEAYMMSTIK, encoded by the coding sequence ATGAAAAAGTTTTTATTTTTAGGAATTGTTGCATTAACAATGGCAGCATGCAGTAAAAAAGAAGAGAAAAAAGAAGCATTGTATCCTGAAAATGTTGCTGAAAAATTAAGCCCTGAAGAGCAGCTAATTGCCGACGGAAAAGAGTTGTTTGAAAGCAACAAAGCAGCTTGTTTTTCGTGCCATAAAGTGGATAAAAAAGTGATTGGACCTAGCGTTAAAGAGATTGCTAAGGTTTACAAAGAACAAAACGGTGACATGATAGCATTTTTGCGTAAAAAAGCCGACCCAATTGTTGACCCGTCGCAATACAATGTGATGGAAACCAATTTTGCTATTCTAAAAACCATGAGCGACGAAGAGTTGCAAGCTTTAGAAGCATATATGATGAGTACGATTAAGTAA
- a CDS encoding DUF808 domain-containing protein translates to MASGFFAILDDIAALMDDVAVTSKIATQKTAGILGDDLAVNAEKATGFLSSREIPVLMKIMKGSFLNKLIIVPFVFLLEWLYSPAITVILIIGGFYLAFEGVEKIVEFLFHRKKKGVEVIEEATEVSEDGEALEKAKIKSAITTDFILSLEIVIIALAAAKSGYESLKSEFNPLLVEIVTVSIVAIIATVGVYGIVALIVRMDDAGYKLIKKSKSETGFLATLGNFLIKALPWVIKGLAVVGTLALLLVSGGIFDHNIDYLHHLLPNVPEMAKQFLYGIVAGLIVVLLVTAYKKMFGKKTSH, encoded by the coding sequence ATGGCATCAGGCTTTTTTGCAATTTTAGACGACATCGCAGCTTTAATGGACGATGTGGCAGTAACGAGTAAAATTGCAACACAAAAAACAGCAGGTATTTTAGGAGATGATTTAGCAGTGAATGCAGAAAAAGCAACCGGTTTTCTATCTTCGAGAGAAATTCCGGTACTCATGAAAATTATGAAAGGATCTTTCTTAAACAAACTGATTATTGTTCCTTTTGTTTTCCTTTTAGAATGGCTGTATTCACCCGCAATCACTGTTATATTAATCATCGGTGGATTTTATTTGGCCTTTGAAGGCGTAGAAAAAATTGTGGAGTTTTTGTTTCACAGAAAGAAAAAAGGAGTGGAAGTAATCGAGGAAGCTACTGAAGTTTCCGAAGACGGCGAGGCGCTAGAAAAAGCAAAAATTAAATCGGCTATTACTACCGACTTTATTCTATCATTAGAAATTGTGATTATTGCCTTAGCAGCTGCAAAATCGGGCTATGAATCGCTAAAATCTGAGTTCAACCCGCTTCTTGTTGAAATTGTAACAGTTTCCATCGTTGCCATTATTGCAACAGTTGGGGTTTATGGAATTGTAGCTCTAATAGTGCGTATGGACGATGCCGGCTACAAACTGATAAAAAAATCAAAAAGTGAAACAGGTTTTCTGGCTACTTTAGGCAACTTTTTAATTAAAGCCCTTCCTTGGGTAATTAAAGGTTTAGCAGTTGTTGGAACATTGGCTTTACTATTGGTTTCTGGCGGAATTTTTGATCATAATATAGATTATTTACATCATTTACTTCCCAATGTACCAGAAATGGCCAAACAGTTCTTATACGGTATAGTTGCCGGTTTAATTGTAGTTTTACTAGTTACGGCATATAAAAAGATGTTTGGTAAAAAGACAAGTCATTAA
- a CDS encoding DUF4256 domain-containing protein, whose product MKSKLSAEEQSIFLDTLKKRFAKNRHRHKNIDWNDVETKLQKNPSKIDVLLRMEETGGEPDVVVFEEKSNEIVFCDCSKESPKGRRSFCYDRPALDARKEHKPANNVIDSADEIGIKLLNEEEYHALQALEAFDTKTSTWIETPQKIRDLGGALFGDFRYDTVFFYHNGASSYYAARGFRGLLKI is encoded by the coding sequence ATGAAAAGCAAATTATCAGCAGAGGAGCAATCTATTTTTTTAGATACTTTAAAAAAAAGATTCGCAAAGAACAGGCATCGACATAAAAATATCGATTGGAATGATGTGGAAACAAAATTGCAAAAAAATCCTTCAAAAATCGATGTGTTGTTGAGAATGGAAGAAACAGGAGGCGAACCTGATGTGGTGGTTTTTGAGGAGAAATCAAATGAAATTGTTTTTTGTGATTGTTCAAAGGAAAGCCCAAAAGGGCGTCGCAGTTTTTGTTATGACCGTCCCGCTTTGGATGCCCGAAAGGAACATAAACCCGCAAACAACGTTATTGATTCCGCAGATGAAATCGGTATTAAATTGTTAAACGAAGAAGAATACCACGCTTTACAGGCTTTAGAAGCTTTTGATACAAAAACATCGACCTGGATTGAAACGCCTCAAAAAATCCGAGATTTAGGTGGTGCCTTATTTGGCGATTTTCGATACGATACCGTTTTTTTCTATCACAATGGGGCTTCGTCTTATTATGCGGCACGCGGTTTCCGTGGCTTGTTAAAAATTTAG